In Nymphaea colorata isolate Beijing-Zhang1983 chromosome 3, ASM883128v2, whole genome shotgun sequence, a genomic segment contains:
- the LOC116251098 gene encoding serine/threonine-protein kinase STY13-like, whose amino-acid sequence MMMMHGHGGDVHRRVGAAGKEAVNLLWVNTESGGGERDGVRDDSMDGGLEAGFGRATQQQLDFDDFRIDDQWLLDPSMISLHDKIGEGGHAKVYLGRYKKAIVAVKIIKPGGTAAELTRRRERFLREISMLSRVQHDNLVTFIGACVEDNMVIVTELLPGGSLREYFRSLRPGCLDLRLAVSFALDVARAMECLHANGIIHRDLKPDNLLLTQDRKKVKLADFGLAREETLTEMMTAETGTYRWMAPELYSTVTLRRGDKKHYNNKVDVYSFAIVLWELLTNRLPFEGMSNLQAAYAAAFKKVRPDLGNIPKELVPILECCWAEDPNSRPGFQQVIEMLSVFRTSLSPLETTPPPTIVLGGSSYVATDSPGTRHLMDKLQESDITVMKPEKSSRFFGCFYECFS is encoded by the exons atgatgatgatgcacGGGCACGGTGGGGACGTTCATCGGAGAGTAGGGGCAGCGGGGAAGGAGGCCGTTAATCTTTTGTGGGTCAACACGGAAAGCGGCGGCGGCGAGAGGGATGGCGTCCGGGATGACTCGATGGACGGCGGCCTCGAAGCGGGGTTCGGCAGGGCAACCCAGCAACAGCTCGACTTCGACGACTTCAGGATCGACGATCAGTGGCTCCTCGACCCGAGCATGATCTCCCTCCATGACAAGATCGGCGAGGGCGGTCATGCCAAGGTCTACCTGGGCCG GTACAAGAAGGCTATCGTGGCGGTGAAGATAATAAAGCCGGGCGGGACGGCGGCAGAATTGACGAGGAGGAGGGAGCGATTCTTGCGGGAGATCTCGATGCTTTCCCGGGTCCAGCACGATAACTTAGTGACG TTTATAGGTGCATGCGTTGAGGACAATATGGTGATCGTGACAGAGCTTTTACCTGGCGGTTCTCTCCGGGAATATTTCAGATCCTTGCGGCCGGGGTGCTTGGATTTACGTCTTGCAGTCAGTTTTGCTTTGGACGTTGCTCGGGCAATGGAATGCTTGCACGCAAATGGAATTATCCACCGCGACCTGAAGCCTG ATAATCTGCTTCTTACCCAGGACCGTAAGAAGGTCAAACTGGCTGACTTTGGATTGGCAAGAGAGGAGACACTGACCGAAATGATGACTGCAGAAACTGGCACATATCGATGGATGGCTCCTGAG CTTTATAGCACTGTCACACTTCGTCGAGGGGATAAGAAGCACTATAATAACAAGGTTGATGTATATAGTTTTGCTATTGTTTTGTGGGAATTGCTAACCAACCGCTTACCTTTTGAAGGCATGTCCAATCTTCAGGCTGCATATGCTGCAGCGTTTAAG AAAGTGAGACCTGACCTGGGAAATATCCCAAAAGAACTTGTTCCCATCTTGGAGTGCTGTTGGGCAGAGGATCCGAACAGCCGCCCGGGGTTTCAGCAAGTCATTGAGATGCTATCTGTCTTCCGCACATCTCTTTCTCCTTTGGAGACCACGCCGCCACCCACCATTGTACTTGGAGGGAGCAGTTATGTGGCAACTGATTCCCCCGGTACACGCCATTTGATGGATAAATTACAAGAGAGTGACATTACTGTGATGAAGCCAGAAAAGTCCTCCCGATTTTTTGGGTGCTTCTACGAGTGCTTTTCATAG